In the Sesamum indicum cultivar Zhongzhi No. 13 unplaced genomic scaffold, S_indicum_v1.0 scaffold00449, whole genome shotgun sequence genome, one interval contains:
- the LOC105180248 gene encoding uncharacterized protein LOC105180248: MAKEKSFVAPVQTGLYVGNIPLNAFPEPIIDDKIAHAFNHSSRKTLKFIAPTLQNGEVIVRPTLDTIRNGSKRWKTTAVGYFLGKRPYFHHLKEYALSVWPGLREVTGTTNGFFFFQFKSVADIKDIIEGGPWLFQGQPILLQKWEPGMVLRKLKHTQVPVWVKLRHLSVELWTEEGLSIVASGVGKPLYPDAITRACTRLDFARVCVMLDVNSKMPKHIIIMTPDEEGGELPCKVDVEYEWLPPRCTNCMTLGH; this comes from the coding sequence ATGGCGAAGGAAAAATCATTTGTTGCTCCCGTACAAACGGGATTATACGTGGGTAATATTCCGTTGAATGCATTTCCCGAACCAATTATTGACGATAAAATTGCGCATGCATTTAACCACTCATCGCGAAAGACCCTCAAGTTCATTGCTCCAACACTACAAAATGGAGAGGTGATTGTGAGACCGACGTTAGACACTATCAGAAATGGGTCCAAGCGCTGGAAAACTACCGCAGTCGGATACTTTTTGGGGAAACGCCCATACTTTCACCATTTGAAGGAATATGCATTATCAGTTTGGCCGGGGTTAAGAGAGGTAACTGGTACTACTAacggtttctttttcttccagttTAAGTCAGTTGCAgatataaaagatattattgaaGGAGGGCCGTGGCTGTTTCAGGGGCAGCCTATTCTTCTTCAAAAATGGGAGCCGGGAATGGTTCTGAGGAAACTTAAACATACACAGGTTCCTGTCTGGGTCAAATTGCGCCACCTTTCGGTGGAGTTGTGGACGGAGGAGGGACTCAGCATAGTGgctagtggagtgggtaaaccttTATATCCGGATGCGAtcacgagagcatgcacgagactggatttcgctcgtgtatgcgttaTGCTGGATGTGAATTCGAAAATGCCAaagcacattattattatgacacctgatgaggaaggaggagaatTACCGTGCAAAGTTGATGTGGAGTATGAATGGCTACCCCCGAGATGCACCAACTGTATGACATTGGGACACTAA